The sequence below is a genomic window from Microbacterium sp. SORGH_AS_0888.
TCGGGACCCGGTTCCTGCCGGCGACCAAGGCGATGCCGAAGGAGATGCTGCCCGTCGTCGACAAGCCCGCGATCCAGTACGTCGTCGAAGAGGCGGTGGGCGCTGGCATCGAGGACGTGCTCATCATCATCGGGCGCAACAAGAACAACATCGCGAACCACTTCGACTCCATGCCGGAGCTCGAGCAGAAGCTGCGCGAGAAAGGCGACTCCGACAAGCTCGCGAAGGTCGAGCACTCCTCCGATCTCGCCGACATCCACCTCGTCCGTCAGGGGGAGCCCAAAGGACTGGGACACGCAGTGCTGCGCGCCCAGGCCCACGTGGGCGACCATCCCTTCGCGGTGCTCCTCGGGGACGACCTGATCGATGAGCGGGACCCGCTGCTGTCGCAGATGCTCGCCGAGTACGACAAGCGCGGCGCAGCCGTCATCGCCCTCATGGAGGTCGACCCCGACCACATCCACCTCTACGGCGTCGCTGCGGTCGAGGAGACCGGCACGGAGGGGGTCGTCAAGATCACCGGGATGGTCGAGAAGCCGAAGAAAGAGGACGCTCCCTCCAACCTGGCCGTGATCGGACGCTACGTGCTGGGAGCGGATGTCTTCGAGGTGCTCGAGCACACGGCCCCCGGCAAGGGCGGTGAGATCCAGCTGACGGATGCGCTGCAGGAGATGGCGGCCGACCCCGAGAAGGGGGTGTACGGCGTCGTGTTCCGCGGGCGTCGCTACGACACGGGCGACAAGCTCGACTACATCAAGGCGATCGTGCAGCTCGCCAGCGACCGCGACGACCTCGGCCCCGACCTGCGGCCGTGGCTGAAGGACTTCGCCTCCGGGCTCTGACCGGTGGATCTGAGCGTCCCTCGAGAGCACGGCCCGATCGGCATCCGGCTGATCAGGCAGCGCGACGCGCGCGTTCTCCAGGATCACCTGATGAGCAACCGTGCGTGGCTCGCGCCCTGGGAGGCGACGAGCCCCGACGGCCCGGTGTCGCTGGACATGCGGGTGGGCGTGCGCCGGCTCCTGCAGCAGTACCGCGACGGCGGCGGGGTGCCGTTCGTCATGGAGTACGAGGGGAACGTCGCCGGGCAGCTGAACGTGTGGGGGATCGCGCGCGGCTCGCTCGCCTCCGCGACGATCGGCTACTGGGTCGCGAAGGAGTTCGCCGGTCGGGACATCACGCCGACCTCCGTGGCGCTTGCCACCGACCTCTGTTTCACCGAGCTGCGGCTGCACCGCATGGAGATCTGCATCCGCCCCGAGAACGCGGCGAGCCTGCGCGTGGTGCAGAAGCTCGGCTTCCGTTATGAGGGTCTCCGGCGACGCTACATCCACATCGACGGCGACTGGCGCGACCACTACGCCTTCGCCCTCGTGCGCGAGGAGGTGCCTCACGGCGTGCTCGCGCGGTGGGTCAGCGGGCAGGCTCCGCGTCATGCCGCCGACGTCCCGGAGGCCGATCGCCGGGGCTGAACCGCCGACACGCGCGGTCCTAGCGGGCCGCCGGGGCGCTCGTCGCATACCGTGAGGGGCATGAACGGGCAGATGTGGGGCGGTGGCATCGTCGTGTTCGTCGCGGTCGCGCTGTGGCTGCTCTATCTGCTTCCCTCCTGGCAGAGCCGGCACCAGTACAACGCTGCCGAGCGCAACGCCGTGCGGCTGAACCAGGCGCTGCGCGTGCTGGCCGAGACCAGTGAGACGCCCGGAAGAGGTGCGACTCGAGTTGAACGCCCGCACCGCGTTGGCTCAGCAGCGCTTGGCGCGGAAGACGCTCGCGGAACGCGAGGAGGCCCAGCTCGCTCGGGCACGTGCCGAAGCCGAGGCCGAGCGGGCGAGCACACGTGCCGCGCTCGAGGCCGCGAAGGCTGAGGCCGCCGCGCAGCGCGAAGAGGCCGAGCGTCGCGCTGCACGCGCGCGAGCGCTGCCCGCCGCCCGCCGTGCCCGGGCACGACGGCGTCTGCGCCTTCTGGCGACCGTGCTGACGGTGCTCGGGCTTGCGGCATCCGGAACGGGCGTCTGGATGGTGATGACCGCCGGCGCGCAGACCCTGCTGTGGGCGGGTGGCGTTGCCACCGTCATCGGTTTCCTCCTGCTGCAGCGGATGGCGCGAGTGGCCGCCCGTGCGGCGACCCGGTCGGTTGCTGAGCCGGCGACCGTGCCCCAGACCGTGCAGGACGTCGAGCTGCCCGTCGCGGCGCCACGGGCCACATGGCATCCGCGGCAGCTGCCGAAACCGCTCGTCTCGTCCACGGGCTCGCGCGCGGCGGCCGTGCTCGACGGTGCGGCGGCGCGGGAGGCGCTGCGCGCCGCGGCGCTTGAGGAGGCCAAGCGCGAGAAGGCCGAGGAGGCGGCGCCGCCGTCGATCGCCGTCGCGCGTGAGGAGCGGGCGGCATCCGCGTCGCCGTTCGCCAGCATGGGCTACGTCGATGACGCAGAGATCGAGGATCACGTGCGGCGGCTGCTGGACCAGCGTCGCGCTGCGGGCTGATTCCCGGACCGGAAACGACGAGGCCGCGAGGAGCATGCTCCCCGCGGCCTCGATCGCTCGAGTCACTTGTCGCCGGTGACCGCATCCTTGATGTCGGTGCCCGTCTTCTTGACGTCGGACGTGACCTGCTCGGTCTTGCCCTCGGCCTCGAGCTTGTCGTTGCCGGTGAGCTTGCCGGTGGCCTCCTTCGCCTTGCCGGCGAGGTCCTCGGCAGCGTGCTTGATGTCGTCGGCGATTCCCATGGGGGTTCCTTTCTCTCGGGGGGGTGCCTGGGGGGACCCAGGACGTGGTGTGGTCAGTGGATGGCGGTCGCGGAGCGGAACCGCGAACGCGTGCCGCCGCTCACGTGGATGACGAGCGGAAGCGGTGTGCCGAAGGTCGCGTCGAGCTCCGCGACGGCGCGGCGCAGGTCCTGCAGCAGGAGGGGCACGGCGGTCCGCCGACGGCAGATGACCCGTACGCCGAGGATGCGCGCGCCGCGCAGCCGGTAGGGGGTGGCTGACACGCCCAGCACGTCCGCGTTCGCCGCCAGCCCCGTCTGCAGCATGTCCTCGACGACGCGGCCGTCGATGCGCAGCGCGTCGTCCTCCCAGGCGGCGGTGGTGTGGCCGCGGCCGCGGGTCGCGATCCACGCGATCGACAGCGCGACGATGACGGCGGCGGCGCCCACGCCGATCCAGAGCACCGTCGGCTCGCCGAGGCCCTGCACGACGGCGTCGCCGGAGGCGAGGAACGGTGTCGGCACGTCGAGCCAGGGAAGGGCGAGGGCCGCGGCCCCGCTCAGGGCGATGAGGCCGAGCAGGGCCAGGATTACCCGGTTGAGAGTGCGGTTGCTACGGGTCATGAGAGGGTTCCCTTCGTTGCGACGGCCACCCGTACGCGCGGTGCGGGCCGGAGGGAGAGCTCCGCGAGGTCGCGGGCGACGGCATCCGTGACGGTGCTCTGCTCGACCGGGAACCCCGTCGTCGGGCGGACCTCGACGAGCGCCTGACGCCGGCTCATGCGGGTGAGGACGTGCGCGGACGGCACGGCGCCGACCGTGGCGGCGACCCGAGATGCGGAGCCGGCGATGACGTCGTCGTCGACGACGGCGCGGAAGCGCTCGTCGTGCACGCGGCGGCGGTGCCGCGACCCGGGTGTGAGGGCCGCGACGAGCGCCGCGATCCCCGCGACGCCGAGCGCGCCGATCGCGATCCATCGCGCCACGTCGTCCGTCGCCAGCAGGCGTACGGTGTCGGCGGGGGAGCGCAGCAGCGGCGGCTGCCCGAGGGCGGCGAGCACGGCCTCCGTGGCCCCGTACGCAGCCGCGATCACGAGGATGACGAGCGCGACGGTGACGGCGGCGCTGCGCGAGCGATACAGCATCCGGCGTTCTGCGGCGCGCAGTGCGCGTTCGGTCATCGGACTCTCTCCTTCCTGTTCTCGACGGCGGTGATGTGGATGTGCCCGGTCGCCACGGCGGCGCCGGTGAGACGCGAGCCCTCCTCCTGCACGCGTGCCGACGCGTCACGGGCGAGCGCGAGCACTGTCTCGCCCGCGCGGACGCGGACCGGTGAGCGCACCTCGGCGCGGAGGCTTCCCGCCTCGTCGCTCACGCGCACCCGGGGGACTCTGCGGGGGACGCCGAGGGCGTCGGCCGCCACCGCGCCCAGCACGCGCTGGTACGCGGCGGCGGTCACGACCACGCGCCCCGGGACCGCGGCCATCAGCCGACCCGGCGCCCGCGTGCCGCGTCGAGGGCGGCGCGCAGGTCGATCCGGCCGGAGAGGCTTGCACCCACGAGGGCGCCGATGCCGCCGAGCACGACGACGAGGAGGAAGCCCCAGAACCCGAACAGCAGGGCGGCGAAGGCGAGCGCGATGCCGACGCCCGTCCCGTAGGCGATGGCGTTCACTGGACGCGAGCCTCGGTCTCGGCGTCGTCGTCCTCACCGGGGATGTAGACGTCGACGATGGTGACGTTGATCTCGGCGACCTTCATGCCCACGAGATCCGTGATCGCCTCGGCGACCGCCGTGCGGACGCCGTTCGCAACCCGCTGCAGCTCCTCGGGGTAGTCGACGACGATCGAGATGTCGGCGGCGACCTCGGTCTCACCGACCTCGACGCGCACGCCCTGGCCGTAGTCCTTCGCGCCGACCGCCTCGCGGATGTTCCCGATCACGCGGGCCGCTCCGCCGCCGAGGGCGTGGACGCCGGGAACCTCGCGTGCCGCGATGCCGGCGATCTTCGCGACGACGGGGTCGACGATCGTGGTCTTGCCGTTCTGAGCGACGGCGGTCTCGGTGATGTTCTGAGCCATGATGCTCCCTTCCTGCCCCGGATCTCGGGGCGATCAATGCGTCTACAGGTGAGACGGGGCGACCTCCCGTTTTGTCATGCGGCTTTCCCTGGGAGTTCTCTGAGCATGATCACGTGCCCTGCTTTCGCCCGGTGAGGGGGTTGTCGCGGTCTCTCGCCGCGTGGTACCGAAGAGGGGTGATCTCGATCGAGTCGGCGTCGGACGCGGTTCTCGCGGGCCGTGCGGCCGATGGCGACACCGACGCGTTCGCCGTCCTCATGCGTCGGCACGCGCCCTACCTGATCGCATTCGCGACGCGGATGATGTCCTCGCGGGCGGATGCGGAGGACTGCGTGCAGGAGGCGTTCATCACCGCCTGGCAGAAGCTGCCGAGCCTCGATGCCCCCGAGCGTGTGCGATCGTGGCTGTCCACGATCGTCGTGCGGAAGGTGAACGACCGGTTCCGGCAGCGGCATCCGGTCGACTCGCTCGAGGGTGTCGATGTCGCCGACGCGGCGGTCGGACCCGAGGAGCGTGCGGAGCTCGGCTCTCAGGTGGAACAGCTGCGGCGGGCGCTGGCAGGGCTTCCCGATGATGTGAGGGTGGCATGGGTCATGCGGGAGATCGGCGGGCACTCCTATCAGGAGATCGCCGCGCAGACCGGTGCGACCGAGTCGACCGTGCGCGGCAGGATCGCTCGTGCGCGGCGCGCGGTGATGCAGAACATGGAGGACTGGCGATGACCGAACAGGAGCGCGACATCGGCGGGTCCGGGTACACGCTCGAGGACCTCTCGGCCTACCTCGACCGCGGCCGGACGCCGGCGATCGCCGCGATCGAGCGCAACCCCGAGTGCCAGGCGGTGCTCGCATCGATGGAACGGCTGAGTGCGCTCTCGCGCGAGATGATCGCCCAGGACACACAGGAGGCGCCCGCACGGTCGTGGTTCGACGGCATCCTGCAGGAGGTCACGAGAGAGGTGCGTGCCGGGCGCGATCTGCCGATCGGTGGCGACGAGACGACATCCCTGCTCGTGACCGAAGGGGCGTTGCGCGAGGTGGCGCGGCGGGCGGGCGATGCGGTGCCCGGAGTGCTGGTCGGACGCGTCCGGGTGACGGACGAACCGGAGGGGGCGGTGGCGCTGTCCGTCGCGGTCAGCGTGGCGTACGGATTCGTGATCCCGGACGCTGCCCAACGCGTACGCGAGGCGGTCGCGACGGCGGTCGAGGACCTCACGACCCTGCGCGTGCTGAAGGTCGACGTCACCGTTGTCGATGTGGAGGAGGAGGGGCGATGAGCGGGATCGAAGAAGAGGAGCTGGCGCACCGTGTCGATGCGGTCCTCGCGGCCGAGCCCGGTGTGGTGCACGTGTATCCGGCGCGCCCCGTGGTGCGCCACGCGCTGCACGCGGCGACAGCGGAGACGACGTGCAGCTGGGTGCAGCGGGGGAGCGAGCTTCGCGTCACGGCCAGCGTCGGGGTGGGCTCGAGCGAGGGCGGCGCTGCGGTCGCCGGCCGGCTCGCGGCGGCGGTCCGCGGCATCCCCGGCCTGGAGGAAGCAGTGGTGCGCATCCGGGTGAGCCGGATCGTGCCCGCGGACGAAGGACCGTCTGGGGTCGTGATAATGTAGCTGAGGTTAACGGGCCTGTGGCGCAGTTGGTAGCGCGCTTCGTTCGCAATGAAGAGGTCAGGGGTTCGAATCCCCTCAGGTCCACCAAAGAACGCTTACTCCAAACATTGCCATCGTCGATGTGGAGAGTTGAGCTGAGAGATACCGACGGAAAGTCCCCGTCCGCTGTTGGCGGTCGGGGACTTTGCATTGGTTGCTGAGAACAGCGCTGAGCTTGC
It includes:
- the galU gene encoding UTP--glucose-1-phosphate uridylyltransferase GalU; amino-acid sequence: MSHKPFKAVIPAAGLGTRFLPATKAMPKEMLPVVDKPAIQYVVEEAVGAGIEDVLIIIGRNKNNIANHFDSMPELEQKLREKGDSDKLAKVEHSSDLADIHLVRQGEPKGLGHAVLRAQAHVGDHPFAVLLGDDLIDERDPLLSQMLAEYDKRGAAVIALMEVDPDHIHLYGVAAVEETGTEGVVKITGMVEKPKKEDAPSNLAVIGRYVLGADVFEVLEHTAPGKGGEIQLTDALQEMAADPEKGVYGVVFRGRRYDTGDKLDYIKAIVQLASDRDDLGPDLRPWLKDFASGL
- a CDS encoding GNAT family N-acetyltransferase, with translation MDLSVPREHGPIGIRLIRQRDARVLQDHLMSNRAWLAPWEATSPDGPVSLDMRVGVRRLLQQYRDGGGVPFVMEYEGNVAGQLNVWGIARGSLASATIGYWVAKEFAGRDITPTSVALATDLCFTELRLHRMEICIRPENAASLRVVQKLGFRYEGLRRRYIHIDGDWRDHYAFALVREEVPHGVLARWVSGQAPRHAADVPEADRRG
- a CDS encoding large exoprotein — encoded protein: MNARTALAQQRLARKTLAEREEAQLARARAEAEAERASTRAALEAAKAEAAAQREEAERRAARARALPAARRARARRRLRLLATVLTVLGLAASGTGVWMVMTAGAQTLLWAGGVATVIGFLLLQRMARVAARAATRSVAEPATVPQTVQDVELPVAAPRATWHPRQLPKPLVSSTGSRAAAVLDGAAAREALRAAALEEAKREKAEEAAPPSIAVAREERAASASPFASMGYVDDAEIEDHVRRLLDQRRAAG
- a CDS encoding CsbD family protein, producing MGIADDIKHAAEDLAGKAKEATGKLTGNDKLEAEGKTEQVTSDVKKTGTDIKDAVTGDK
- a CDS encoding DUF6286 domain-containing protein yields the protein MTERALRAAERRMLYRSRSAAVTVALVILVIAAAYGATEAVLAALGQPPLLRSPADTVRLLATDDVARWIAIGALGVAGIAALVAALTPGSRHRRRVHDERFRAVVDDDVIAGSASRVAATVGAVPSAHVLTRMSRRQALVEVRPTTGFPVEQSTVTDAVARDLAELSLRPAPRVRVAVATKGTLS
- a CDS encoding DUF2273 domain-containing protein, whose amino-acid sequence is MNAIAYGTGVGIALAFAALLFGFWGFLLVVVLGGIGALVGASLSGRIDLRAALDAARGRRVG
- a CDS encoding Asp23/Gls24 family envelope stress response protein, producing the protein MAQNITETAVAQNGKTTIVDPVVAKIAGIAAREVPGVHALGGGAARVIGNIREAVGAKDYGQGVRVEVGETEVAADISIVVDYPEELQRVANGVRTAVAEAITDLVGMKVAEINVTIVDVYIPGEDDDAETEARVQ
- a CDS encoding RNA polymerase sigma factor — translated: MISIESASDAVLAGRAADGDTDAFAVLMRRHAPYLIAFATRMMSSRADAEDCVQEAFITAWQKLPSLDAPERVRSWLSTIVVRKVNDRFRQRHPVDSLEGVDVADAAVGPEERAELGSQVEQLRRALAGLPDDVRVAWVMREIGGHSYQEIAAQTGATESTVRGRIARARRAVMQNMEDWR
- a CDS encoding Asp23/Gls24 family envelope stress response protein, which produces MTEQERDIGGSGYTLEDLSAYLDRGRTPAIAAIERNPECQAVLASMERLSALSREMIAQDTQEAPARSWFDGILQEVTREVRAGRDLPIGGDETTSLLVTEGALREVARRAGDAVPGVLVGRVRVTDEPEGAVALSVAVSVAYGFVIPDAAQRVREAVATAVEDLTTLRVLKVDVTVVDVEEEGR